Proteins encoded together in one Aminipila butyrica window:
- a CDS encoding helix-turn-helix transcriptional regulator, with protein METSHKLSKYIPLVDFIGTACGSNFEVILHDVSNPNASVIAVKNGHLSGRKVGDSMTDLALEIMNSREHLKKDFIASYEGHLKSGKTFVSSTYFIKEEQQLLGLLCINYDPSLLKDLNRQVLALMDSFHLLSQTNSSDYSEALDSSIHDISSNIIHHVLSRIPVTPDRMTAREKLEIIGELEKQGVFATKGSVGQTAQVLHLSEPSIYRYLKKVREEQNR; from the coding sequence ATGGAAACCAGTCATAAATTAAGCAAATATATTCCTCTGGTAGATTTTATCGGAACTGCCTGCGGCAGCAATTTTGAAGTGATTCTTCATGATGTATCGAATCCCAACGCCTCGGTTATTGCTGTGAAAAACGGTCATCTCAGCGGCCGTAAAGTAGGCGATTCCATGACAGATCTTGCTCTGGAGATCATGAACAGCCGAGAGCATTTAAAAAAGGATTTTATTGCCAGTTATGAAGGTCATTTGAAAAGTGGTAAGACATTTGTTTCCTCTACCTATTTTATCAAGGAGGAACAGCAGCTCTTAGGGCTGCTCTGCATCAACTACGACCCTTCCCTGCTGAAAGATCTGAATCGGCAGGTACTGGCCCTGATGGATTCCTTTCACCTGCTGTCCCAGACTAATTCATCAGACTACAGTGAAGCACTGGATAGTTCCATCCATGACATTTCCAGCAATATCATCCACCATGTTCTCTCGCGGATTCCGGTGACCCCCGACCGCATGACAGCTCGGGAAAAGTTGGAAATTATTGGAGAGTTGGAAAAACAGGGTGTTTTTGCTACCAAAGGCTCCGTCGGTCAAACTGCCCAGGTTTTGCACCTGTCAGAACCCAGCATCTATCGATATTTGAAAAAAGTTCGAGAAGAACAGAACCGCTGA
- a CDS encoding undecaprenyl-diphosphate phosphatase: protein MEFIEILKAVILGIVEGITEWLPISSTGHMILVDEFLKLNTSAAFKEMFLVVIQLGAILAVVVLYWRKLNPISFSKRNLIQRDILSIWMKILVACVPAAIIGLLFDDLIEAYFFNYQTVSITLILYGILFIIIENRNRRRMAQITSISEISYQTALFIGIFQLLALIPGTSRSGATILGGILLGTSRTVAAEFTFYLAIPVMFGASLLKIAKFGLHFTSTEAIILLTGTLVAFFVSILAIKFLMGYIKKHDFKVFGWYRIVLGIAVIAYFSIKNL, encoded by the coding sequence ATGGAATTTATTGAAATATTAAAAGCAGTCATCTTAGGCATCGTGGAAGGCATCACGGAGTGGCTGCCAATCAGCAGTACCGGCCACATGATTCTCGTGGATGAATTTTTAAAACTTAACACCTCGGCAGCCTTTAAAGAGATGTTTCTGGTGGTCATTCAACTGGGAGCTATCCTGGCGGTGGTAGTCCTCTACTGGAGGAAATTAAACCCGATTAGCTTCAGCAAGCGCAACTTGATTCAGCGAGATATCCTGTCTATTTGGATGAAAATCCTGGTAGCCTGTGTTCCAGCTGCTATTATCGGTCTTCTGTTCGACGACCTGATTGAGGCTTATTTCTTCAACTATCAGACGGTATCCATTACCCTGATTCTATACGGTATTCTATTTATCATCATTGAAAACAGAAACCGCCGACGAATGGCTCAAATCACCAGTATTTCTGAAATCAGCTATCAGACCGCTCTGTTTATTGGCATATTCCAACTTCTAGCGCTGATTCCAGGAACATCTCGCTCCGGAGCTACTATTCTAGGCGGCATCTTGCTTGGCACCTCCCGAACGGTGGCTGCCGAATTTACCTTTTACTTGGCCATCCCTGTGATGTTTGGTGCCAGCTTGTTGAAAATTGCCAAATTTGGTTTACACTTTACCAGTACAGAGGCTATCATCCTGTTGACAGGCACTCTGGTGGCTTTCTTCGTATCCATCCTGGCCATCAAATTCCTCATGGGTTACATTAAGAAACATGATTTCAAAGTTTTCGGCTGGTACCGAATTGTTTTGGGTATTGCAGTTATTGCTTATTTTTCTATCAAAAATCTGTAA
- a CDS encoding ZIP family metal transporter — MAQALLWAAGGTGFTFAMTTLGAAMVFLFRKELDPRVQRVFLGFAAGVMIAASVWSLLIPAIERAEEQGGVGWIPAAGGFILGILFLYAMDQLVPHIHPGTNVQEGIPSSMKRTSLLVLAVTLHNIPEGMAVGLSFAMAAQQGTGDYWPAMILALGIGIQNFPEGAAVSLPLKQEGASVRRAFIMGSLSGIVEPLFGILAVLIAGFILPYMPWLLSFAAGAMMYVVVEELIPEAHLGEHSNAGTMGVMGGFLLMMVLDVALG, encoded by the coding sequence ATGGCACAAGCATTATTATGGGCAGCCGGTGGTACAGGTTTTACCTTTGCTATGACCACCCTGGGGGCTGCCATGGTATTTCTGTTTCGCAAAGAGTTGGACCCTCGGGTTCAGCGGGTGTTTTTGGGATTTGCAGCAGGTGTTATGATTGCGGCTTCTGTATGGAGTCTATTAATTCCAGCCATTGAAAGGGCGGAGGAGCAGGGAGGCGTGGGCTGGATTCCGGCAGCAGGAGGGTTTATCCTGGGGATTCTCTTCCTATATGCCATGGATCAACTGGTCCCGCATATTCATCCTGGTACTAATGTGCAAGAGGGGATTCCTTCGTCGATGAAGCGGACGTCTCTGCTGGTGCTAGCGGTTACGCTGCACAATATACCGGAAGGTATGGCTGTAGGCCTGTCCTTTGCCATGGCCGCCCAACAGGGAACAGGAGATTATTGGCCTGCCATGATTTTAGCTCTGGGCATCGGTATTCAAAATTTTCCAGAGGGGGCTGCTGTCTCCCTGCCTTTGAAGCAAGAGGGCGCCAGTGTCAGGCGAGCATTTATTATGGGTAGTTTGTCGGGAATTGTAGAGCCTTTATTTGGCATTTTAGCGGTACTCATAGCGGGATTCATTCTTCCCTATATGCCGTGGCTGCTGTCTTTTGCAGCGGGAGCCATGATGTATGTGGTAGTAGAGGAACTGATTCCGGAAGCCCACTTAGGAGAACACTCTAACGCCGGAACGATGGGCGTTATGGGCGGATTTCTCCTCATGATGGTTTTGGATGTTGCTTTAGGTTGA
- a CDS encoding lytic transglycosylase domain-containing protein, with the protein MKRSKRIIICLAVFLALFAAREGVYLLYPAPYLEYVEKYAVEYELDPYFLLAVIKTESRFDREAQSHKGAMGLMQLTESTAYWIAETTSMKNFSTEDLYDPELNIWMGSWYLDNLSKEFSSTELVLAAYNAGRGNVKKWTDSQLISADGTDFENIPYGETVNYIKKVRINQKIYSILYRLD; encoded by the coding sequence ATGAAGAGAAGTAAAAGAATCATCATATGCTTGGCAGTGTTCTTGGCCTTGTTTGCAGCCAGGGAAGGGGTTTACCTTTTGTATCCGGCTCCTTACCTGGAATACGTAGAGAAATATGCCGTAGAATATGAGTTAGACCCTTATTTTTTGCTGGCGGTAATTAAGACCGAGAGCCGTTTTGATAGGGAGGCCCAGTCCCACAAGGGGGCCATGGGTTTAATGCAGCTTACAGAATCCACAGCCTATTGGATTGCAGAGACGACCAGCATGAAAAATTTTAGTACGGAAGATTTGTATGATCCGGAATTGAATATCTGGATGGGCTCCTGGTATCTAGATAACCTGAGCAAGGAGTTCAGCTCCACAGAGTTGGTACTGGCTGCCTACAATGCCGGCCGAGGAAATGTAAAAAAATGGACGGACAGTCAGTTGATTTCCGCAGACGGCACCGATTTTGAAAATATTCCTTATGGAGAAACGGTGAATTACATAAAAAAAGTCCGAATCAATCAGAAAATTTACAGCATATTATATCGGTTGGATTGA
- a CDS encoding M24 family metallopeptidase: protein MEERIKERSGRAVAQFEKYGIQALLLTKAADIQYMTGIPGEDCLVLLTADKRYIITDFRYEEAVSVLRPDFEIIIAKPGYGWLDFLREVNPETLGVQEEHLTLSTYNQLCRVLPMEHIISAGGLTESLRLIKDEQEIWQIKQAEAIGDKAFEHILGFLRPGLSEKQVALELEHQMKLNGADGFSFSTIAVSGVNSSKPHGIPSEKLLEDGDFLTMDFGCVYGGYCSDMTRTVAIGHASEEMVKVYNTVLEAQLYACANLKAGLHVKEGDALARKIIRDAGFGDCFGHGLGHGVGLEIHEDPFLSFRGSHVLEENMIVSIEPGIYLPGQFGVRIEDLAVITSEGIQNLTHSPKELIIIK from the coding sequence ATGGAAGAGCGAATAAAAGAAAGAAGCGGCAGAGCTGTCGCCCAGTTTGAAAAATATGGTATTCAAGCGCTGCTTTTGACAAAGGCAGCGGATATTCAATACATGACCGGTATTCCCGGTGAAGACTGCTTGGTGTTGTTGACAGCAGACAAGCGTTATATCATTACCGATTTTCGCTATGAGGAGGCCGTCTCCGTGCTTCGGCCTGACTTTGAAATCATCATTGCCAAACCGGGATACGGATGGTTGGACTTTCTTCGGGAGGTGAACCCAGAGACTCTTGGCGTTCAAGAGGAACATCTGACGTTAAGCACCTATAATCAGTTGTGCAGGGTTCTCCCGATGGAGCATATCATTTCTGCCGGAGGGCTGACGGAGTCTCTCCGCCTGATTAAGGATGAACAGGAAATTTGGCAGATAAAGCAGGCTGAAGCCATTGGAGATAAGGCATTTGAGCATATTTTAGGTTTCTTGAGACCGGGTCTTTCGGAGAAACAAGTAGCACTGGAACTAGAGCACCAGATGAAACTCAACGGAGCAGATGGTTTTTCATTCAGCACCATCGCTGTATCAGGGGTCAATTCCTCTAAACCTCACGGAATTCCAAGTGAAAAGCTCTTGGAAGACGGAGATTTTCTTACCATGGACTTTGGGTGTGTATATGGAGGCTATTGCAGCGACATGACCAGGACGGTGGCCATTGGCCATGCCAGTGAAGAAATGGTAAAAGTGTATAATACGGTTTTGGAAGCCCAGCTTTATGCTTGTGCCAATTTAAAGGCGGGTCTGCATGTCAAAGAGGGAGACGCTTTAGCTAGAAAAATTATTCGGGATGCGGGCTTTGGGGATTGTTTCGGTCATGGCTTGGGTCATGGGGTCGGCCTGGAAATACATGAAGATCCCTTCTTAAGTTTTCGTGGAAGCCATGTGTTGGAGGAAAACATGATTGTCTCCATTGAGCCAGGAATTTACTTGCCTGGGCAGTTTGGTGTACGCATTGAAGATCTGGCCGTTATCACTTCGGAGGGCATTCAGAACTTGACACATTCGCCTAAAGAGCTGATTATTATCAAATAG
- a CDS encoding amidase domain-containing protein — MIEYNKINAVTYGMQFGNKFENRIFKRMAQDCTNFISQCIWAGYGGTDGYSLSRPEDIRALRNRAANKYRQTSTWYGLPFRSLEEFPALSFIRVEEFWDYVVSNEGIGPRAVGYNDGKSWTQMPVDVEQGDVLQFYHDDVQRYAHSVLVVSNTTQNMAESMEGIFVAQHSVDFSYRPLIDAFQSNCQLENCKVRLLKFLPAYF, encoded by the coding sequence ATGATTGAATACAACAAAATAAACGCCGTCACCTACGGGATGCAGTTTGGCAACAAGTTTGAAAATCGTATTTTTAAGCGGATGGCCCAAGATTGCACCAACTTTATTTCTCAATGTATTTGGGCCGGCTACGGAGGCACCGACGGCTATTCTCTGTCCCGTCCAGAGGACATACGAGCCCTTCGCAACCGAGCGGCCAATAAGTACCGGCAAACGTCCACCTGGTACGGCCTGCCATTCCGCTCTTTAGAAGAATTCCCTGCCCTTTCTTTTATTCGGGTGGAAGAATTCTGGGATTACGTCGTATCTAATGAAGGAATCGGCCCTCGTGCCGTAGGCTATAATGACGGAAAGTCTTGGACTCAAATGCCGGTGGATGTGGAACAAGGGGATGTACTGCAATTTTATCATGATGATGTGCAGCGATACGCCCATTCCGTTCTGGTGGTATCCAATACGACACAGAATATGGCCGAATCCATGGAAGGAATTTTCGTGGCTCAGCACTCTGTGGATTTCAGCTACCGCCCGCTGATTGACGCCTTTCAATCGAATTGTCAGCTAGAAAACTGTAAAGTTCGCCTGCTGAAATTTCTTCCTGCTTATTTTTGA